A stretch of the Sphingobacterium thalpophilum genome encodes the following:
- a CDS encoding alpha-L-rhamnosidase, with protein sequence MKRKVLQYIIVMLCTVISQITQAKVVVYDLRTEQLRNPQGIDVAMPALSWKLRADERAVVQEAYHILVASSEEKLRQNIGDLWDSGRQISSNSINIMYRGKMLQSVDKVFWKVRVYTNKGETEWSEAVYWTMGLLHYKDWVGRWIGFDRYFPSDSEPEGKLAARYFRKEFNTKGKVKAATAYIMGLGLYELYINGEKIGNQVLAPVPTDYSKNIKYNVLDVTEAFSQTRQHTVGVVLGNGRFYAMRQAKPYKIKTFGFPKLLMQILITYDDGTSEIIKTDNSWKGTTEGPILSNNEYDGESYDARKELVGWSNVGFDDSKWLQADYVQEPGGNYEAQIGGLMKVMRDIRPVSIVERPGGSYIIDFGQNFSGWMKLKVHGKRGTVIGLRFAESLTATGELFTTNLRDAKAADQYVLKGGTMEEWEPRFTYHGFRFVEVIGYPGKPNLENFIGRLVYDDLTDVGTFTSSSTLLNQIYQNAWWGIASNYKGIPIDCPQRNERQPWLGDRPVSAYGENFLFDNANFYRKWLDDIRLSQKEDGAIPDVAPAFWKYYSDNISWPGTYILISGMLYQQTGDFRILEKHYPAMKKWMDYMQSRYSNEAGIITKDSYGDWCFPPASIEAGRGKIADKKYPSALISTAYYYHLLQVMAGFSDVLGKEADQSDFLNRAGALRKSFNSTFYHVSGFYGNNTLTDNILAMQFGLVEDQHKETLKQRILTIIETENAGHLSTGVIGTQWIMRTLTTMGRADLAYRIATNKTYPSWGYMVENGATTIWELWNGNTAHPKMNSQNHVMMLGDLLVWLYEDLAGIKSEANAFQKVRMQPQFLSGATAVNASYIGAFGPIESSWTKHGDVLQWKVSIPANTTAELYLPAKDLLDVFESGTPLQASKDIQKSETLAAGSKVTVGSGIYYFKINL encoded by the coding sequence ATGAAACGGAAAGTACTACAGTATATTATTGTAATGCTATGTACGGTCATCAGCCAAATTACACAGGCTAAGGTCGTTGTGTACGATTTGCGTACAGAACAGCTGCGAAATCCACAGGGAATAGACGTGGCTATGCCTGCATTGAGCTGGAAGCTTCGTGCAGATGAACGTGCTGTGGTACAGGAGGCCTATCATATCCTAGTCGCTTCTTCTGAAGAGAAACTCCGCCAAAATATCGGTGATTTGTGGGATTCGGGGCGACAGATTTCCAGCAATTCCATCAATATCATGTATCGGGGGAAGATGTTGCAGAGTGTGGATAAGGTCTTTTGGAAGGTGCGGGTATATACCAATAAGGGGGAAACGGAGTGGTCTGAAGCCGTTTATTGGACGATGGGGTTATTGCATTACAAGGACTGGGTAGGACGTTGGATAGGTTTTGATCGTTATTTCCCTTCTGATAGCGAGCCCGAAGGGAAATTGGCTGCACGCTATTTTAGAAAAGAATTCAACACTAAGGGGAAAGTAAAAGCTGCGACTGCCTATATCATGGGCTTAGGTCTATACGAGCTATATATCAATGGTGAGAAGATCGGTAATCAAGTGTTGGCGCCGGTACCGACAGATTACAGTAAAAATATAAAATACAACGTTCTGGATGTGACCGAAGCCTTTTCACAGACCCGACAGCATACTGTCGGCGTTGTCTTGGGGAACGGGCGTTTTTACGCCATGCGCCAAGCTAAGCCTTATAAGATCAAAACCTTTGGTTTTCCTAAGCTGCTGATGCAGATTTTGATTACTTACGACGACGGAACTTCCGAAATTATCAAAACTGATAATTCCTGGAAGGGGACTACGGAAGGCCCTATTTTGTCAAATAATGAGTACGATGGAGAGAGCTATGATGCACGGAAAGAACTTGTTGGATGGTCAAACGTCGGATTCGATGACAGTAAATGGCTGCAAGCGGACTATGTCCAGGAACCGGGAGGTAATTATGAAGCGCAGATCGGCGGCTTGATGAAGGTGATGCGGGATATCCGCCCTGTTTCTATTGTCGAACGCCCCGGGGGAAGTTATATCATCGACTTTGGTCAGAACTTTTCGGGCTGGATGAAGCTCAAAGTCCATGGAAAACGAGGAACGGTAATCGGGCTTCGCTTTGCTGAATCATTGACAGCGACTGGCGAACTGTTTACCACAAACTTGCGCGACGCCAAAGCCGCAGATCAGTATGTATTGAAGGGGGGCACGATGGAAGAATGGGAGCCTAGGTTTACCTACCATGGGTTCCGCTTTGTGGAGGTGATCGGTTATCCCGGAAAGCCTAACCTGGAGAACTTCATTGGCCGGCTCGTTTACGATGACTTGACCGATGTGGGGACTTTTACCTCGTCCAGTACACTTTTAAACCAGATTTATCAAAACGCCTGGTGGGGTATCGCCTCTAATTATAAAGGAATACCCATTGACTGCCCGCAACGTAATGAGCGCCAGCCTTGGCTAGGTGACAGGCCCGTCAGCGCGTATGGCGAAAATTTTCTTTTTGATAATGCGAATTTTTACCGTAAATGGCTCGATGACATTCGGTTATCACAGAAAGAAGATGGTGCCATCCCAGATGTGGCGCCTGCTTTCTGGAAATATTATAGCGACAATATCAGTTGGCCGGGTACGTATATCCTAATCTCTGGCATGCTCTATCAGCAAACGGGCGACTTTAGGATACTTGAAAAACATTATCCGGCCATGAAAAAGTGGATGGACTACATGCAATCGCGCTATAGCAATGAAGCTGGGATCATCACAAAGGATAGTTATGGTGACTGGTGCTTTCCACCGGCCAGCATCGAAGCAGGACGGGGAAAAATAGCCGACAAGAAATATCCCAGTGCCTTGATCTCTACGGCTTACTATTATCATCTATTGCAGGTCATGGCAGGATTCAGTGATGTGCTGGGAAAAGAGGCTGATCAATCGGATTTTTTGAACCGGGCGGGCGCTTTACGCAAGAGTTTCAATAGCACTTTCTATCATGTCTCCGGCTTCTATGGTAACAATACGTTAACAGACAACATTTTAGCTATGCAATTCGGGTTAGTGGAGGATCAGCATAAAGAAACCTTAAAGCAGCGGATTCTGACTATCATAGAAACAGAAAATGCGGGTCATTTAAGTACGGGGGTTATTGGCACCCAATGGATCATGCGTACGCTGACGACGATGGGGCGGGCAGATCTGGCTTATCGAATCGCGACGAACAAGACATATCCTTCGTGGGGGTATATGGTCGAAAATGGTGCAACAACAATCTGGGAGCTGTGGAACGGGAATACTGCACATCCCAAAATGAATTCCCAGAACCACGTAATGATGCTGGGTGATTTATTGGTATGGCTATATGAGGACTTAGCAGGTATCAAATCTGAGGCAAATGCCTTTCAAAAAGTCCGTATGCAACCGCAGTTCCTGTCTGGCGCAACAGCGGTAAATGCGAGTTACATCGGTGCTTTCGGCCCGATAGAATCGAGCTGGACCAAACATGGGGATGTATTACAATGGAAGGTTTCGATTCCAGCCAACACGACAGCTGAATTATATCTCCCCGCCAAAGATCTATTGGATGTTTTTGAGAGCGGGACTCCCTTACAGGCAAGTAAAGATATACAGAAGTCGGAGACCCTGGCGGCGGGGAGCAAAGTAACAGTAGGATCAGGAATCTATTATTTTAAAATCAACTTATAG
- a CDS encoding alpha/beta hydrolase family protein → MLKKKISIIYGLFLMLACSFSKGQQAPLDYENNFRQPLERVLISLEERFQIDIKYSSDLVKDRWVDFAPWKIRADLAATEVNLLYPLGLKLQQDKPGIFKLKVYEYHRWKPQEGWDFLDMLAKKYNDQASWERRRAELREGIRKAMYWDRLQQIKVPAIQLQPARQYKDYQIQNFSLEIIPGVYVNGSIYAPRKQNGKIPVVLSPDGHWAGHRYRPDAQKRFITLARMGCMAVSYDLFAWGESLLQFSSQDHRSSIAMLMQTWGAERILDYVMSLPQVDRSRIGISGGSGGGSHSILMSALDDRITLVAPVVSMSSYFFGGCPCESGLPIHFVGGGTNNVELAAIAAPQPLLIISDGQDWTQETSRHDFPYLQKIYAYYGKPTMVKHVHFPQEGHDFGVNKRQALYQFIIEHFQLNAAQLADVIAEKDIQIESEHLLYSFGAKGEKLPTTAVRGIDELRKLLNTYQIEL, encoded by the coding sequence ATGTTAAAGAAGAAGATTAGTATAATCTATGGGCTATTCCTCATGCTGGCCTGTTCCTTTAGTAAGGGACAGCAAGCACCTTTAGATTATGAAAATAATTTCAGACAACCTCTAGAAAGGGTACTTATTTCTCTGGAAGAACGCTTTCAAATCGATATTAAATATAGCTCAGATCTCGTGAAAGACCGTTGGGTGGATTTTGCCCCCTGGAAAATCAGAGCAGATCTGGCAGCAACCGAAGTCAACCTGCTTTATCCCCTGGGACTAAAACTCCAGCAGGACAAGCCGGGAATATTTAAGCTGAAAGTTTATGAATACCATCGCTGGAAACCACAAGAGGGGTGGGATTTTTTGGATATGCTTGCTAAAAAGTATAATGACCAAGCCAGCTGGGAAAGACGGAGGGCGGAGCTTAGAGAAGGCATCCGAAAAGCCATGTACTGGGATAGACTACAGCAGATTAAAGTGCCAGCAATCCAATTGCAGCCGGCTCGCCAGTATAAGGATTATCAAATTCAGAACTTTTCCCTGGAAATTATCCCCGGAGTCTATGTCAATGGTAGTATTTATGCGCCACGCAAGCAGAACGGAAAAATTCCCGTTGTTCTTTCACCAGATGGTCATTGGGCCGGGCATCGGTATCGCCCCGATGCGCAAAAGCGGTTTATTACTTTGGCACGGATGGGCTGTATGGCTGTAAGCTACGATCTGTTTGCCTGGGGAGAGTCTTTGTTGCAATTTTCTTCCCAGGATCATCGCAGCAGTATCGCCATGTTGATGCAGACCTGGGGTGCTGAACGGATCTTGGATTACGTAATGAGCTTGCCGCAGGTAGACCGGTCACGTATTGGTATAAGTGGGGGGTCCGGTGGTGGAAGTCACAGTATTCTGATGTCTGCATTGGATGACCGTATCACATTGGTTGCGCCAGTGGTGTCGATGTCTTCGTATTTTTTCGGAGGATGTCCCTGTGAGAGCGGACTGCCAATACACTTTGTCGGCGGCGGAACCAACAACGTTGAACTCGCAGCTATTGCAGCTCCCCAGCCTCTGCTAATTATCTCTGATGGTCAGGACTGGACACAGGAAACGAGCCGGCATGATTTTCCATACTTGCAAAAAATATACGCATACTATGGCAAACCCACAATGGTTAAGCATGTACATTTTCCACAGGAAGGTCACGATTTTGGAGTCAATAAAAGGCAGGCATTATATCAATTTATCATTGAACATTTTCAGCTCAACGCAGCCCAGTTAGCAGATGTGATCGCAGAGAAGGATATACAGATTGAGTCTGAACATCTGCTTTACAGCTTTGGTGCAAAAGGTGAAAAACTTCCAACAACTGCCGTTCGTGGTATTGATGAGCTTAGAAAGCTATTAAACACTTATCAAATTGAGCTATGA
- a CDS encoding DUF3826 domain-containing protein translates to MKIAAIYLFCCMFSGYLLLSEHVAAQSNTNERDKAMQWAAELKLGNSQKQQRVADYIFYHLVAVKDWHNNHPASTVPAGINPYTGNKLSELDRSIIADSAQPDSIHQNLMNGLRKELDDKQVAQILDRYTIGKVDFTLKGYRAIVPDLTVAEEQTIRKHLEEAREKAIDYKSMKQISAIFEIYKNKCEAYLNANGRNWRQLFKDYVTKVKAEKENKSK, encoded by the coding sequence ATGAAAATCGCTGCAATTTACCTATTCTGCTGCATGTTTTCCGGCTACTTATTGCTATCAGAGCATGTGGCCGCACAGTCAAATACCAACGAACGAGATAAGGCCATGCAATGGGCTGCGGAGCTTAAACTTGGTAACAGCCAAAAACAACAACGTGTAGCTGACTATATTTTTTATCATCTTGTTGCGGTGAAAGATTGGCATAACAATCATCCGGCGAGTACGGTTCCGGCTGGTATTAACCCATATACCGGTAATAAACTCAGTGAACTGGATCGTTCGATTATTGCTGACTCGGCTCAGCCAGATTCGATCCATCAAAATCTGATGAACGGATTGCGAAAGGAACTGGATGATAAGCAGGTGGCCCAAATATTGGATCGATATACCATAGGTAAAGTGGATTTTACATTAAAAGGGTATCGGGCGATTGTGCCTGATCTGACTGTTGCGGAGGAGCAGACCATTCGTAAGCATTTGGAGGAAGCACGCGAAAAGGCGATTGATTACAAGAGCATGAAGCAGATTTCGGCAATATTCGAGATCTATAAAAACAAGTGCGAAGCTTATTTAAATGCAAACGGCAGAAACTGGCGGCAGCTGTTTAAAGATTATGTAACGAAAGTAAAAGCTGAAAAAGAAAATAAATCGAAATAA
- a CDS encoding glycoside hydrolase family 28 protein has product MTFFRTIIALFIGMTGLLSSCNMQRQTALSALPTLDMVGVKYMPETIAPVYSPYFKADFQRPVFPARTITVIDNKTDLQKSLDSLGKAGGGRLVIRKGHYKTGRLSLQSNTELHLEEGATVEFESDIRDFLPVVFTRSEGVELYSLGACIYANGATNIAITGKGTLLGPAEGSIRKKTMTHDVIEKVVAADVPVEKRIYDGKTTDFIFPPALIAPINCKNVFIEGLSLRRSAFWNIVPTYCENVVIRGVHVESKGILRGDGIDIESSQRVLVEYCTLETGDDCIALKAGRGYDGLRVNRPTKHVVVRHCLTKTGHGGLTIGSETAGLIQQIYVHDCIFAGTDVGIRFKTRRPRGGGGHDMLFSNIRMNVNFSALRWDMLGQAQHVGKEADRTFKVAVNPLTPRFSKIKMERIAIERASDCINIEGIPESPLTGVELTGIDARGSRFLRAKDAKDIRIQDSRFICADVRVDSTALQGFKMKKVYLSTKGLN; this is encoded by the coding sequence ATGACATTTTTCCGGACAATCATAGCGCTATTCATCGGAATGACCGGACTGCTCAGTTCCTGTAATATGCAACGTCAGACTGCGCTATCAGCGCTTCCAACGCTGGATATGGTGGGGGTGAAGTATATGCCTGAAACCATCGCACCGGTGTATTCCCCATATTTTAAGGCTGATTTTCAACGACCAGTTTTCCCTGCACGGACCATCACTGTTATCGACAACAAGACAGACCTGCAAAAAAGTCTGGATTCCCTCGGAAAAGCTGGGGGCGGCAGACTGGTGATTAGAAAAGGACATTATAAAACAGGACGACTTTCTTTGCAGTCCAACACCGAATTGCATTTGGAGGAAGGGGCGACTGTTGAATTTGAAAGTGATATTCGGGACTTTTTGCCTGTCGTATTCACAAGGAGTGAAGGCGTGGAACTTTATTCCCTCGGCGCCTGTATCTACGCTAACGGCGCTACCAATATTGCGATTACGGGAAAAGGAACACTTCTCGGCCCGGCCGAGGGAAGTATCCGCAAAAAAACGATGACACATGACGTGATTGAAAAGGTCGTTGCGGCGGATGTGCCGGTCGAAAAGCGTATTTATGACGGCAAAACGACAGATTTTATATTTCCTCCTGCCTTGATTGCACCTATTAATTGCAAAAACGTCTTTATTGAAGGCCTGAGCCTCAGGCGCTCAGCATTTTGGAATATCGTACCAACTTATTGTGAGAATGTAGTCATCCGAGGAGTACATGTCGAGTCTAAGGGAATCCTCCGTGGCGATGGGATAGACATCGAATCGTCACAACGGGTATTGGTTGAATACTGCACCCTGGAAACGGGAGATGACTGTATTGCCTTAAAGGCGGGTAGAGGCTATGATGGACTGCGGGTCAACCGGCCTACCAAACATGTTGTCGTCCGGCATTGCCTGACAAAAACGGGGCATGGTGGGCTGACCATAGGTAGCGAAACAGCGGGGCTGATACAGCAGATATATGTGCACGATTGCATCTTCGCGGGTACAGATGTCGGAATCCGTTTTAAAACACGGCGTCCACGAGGGGGCGGGGGGCATGATATGCTCTTTTCTAATATTCGGATGAATGTTAATTTTTCGGCCCTGCGCTGGGATATGCTGGGCCAAGCCCAACATGTGGGGAAAGAAGCTGACCGGACGTTTAAAGTAGCCGTGAATCCGTTGACGCCACGGTTCTCAAAAATCAAAATGGAACGGATTGCGATTGAGAGAGCTTCTGATTGCATCAATATTGAAGGTATACCCGAATCACCGTTGACCGGGGTTGAGCTGACGGGGATTGACGCTCGGGGAAGCCGCTTCCTGAGGGCAAAGGATGCAAAAGACATCCGCATTCAGGACAGCCGTTTTATTTGTGCGGATGTACGGGTAGATAGTACAGCTTTACAGGGATTTAAAATGAAGAAGGTCTATCTATCCACTAAAGGATTAAATTGA
- a CDS encoding sialidase family protein, which translates to MKTTIKLLTLILLLCSWRAYGQNPTLKVWQKGIKIDEFIYEKAPFPSCHSATMAETDRGLVYAFFGGTKERHPDVEIYVCRNEGGQWTAPESVANGIQPDGKHLPTWNPVLYQVPNGDLLLFYKVGPKPSEWWGMIKRSADGGKSWSAAERLPEGFIGPVKNKPILLQNGNLISPSSTEGNGWNIHFEVSTDFGKTWRKIGPVPRGVDNLDAIQPSLLDHGNGKLQLLARTRNRAIATAWSSDWGEHWTPLEKTALPNNNSGTDALTLKDGTHVLVYNHVLPEGNLAKGARTPLHVSFSKDGKNWSAALILEDSPISQYSYPAVIQTKDGMLHFGYTWRRKKMKHVVVDPKKVKTTAIQNGQWPQRKGYEKPDATKYVKEED; encoded by the coding sequence ATGAAAACGACGATAAAACTATTGACATTAATACTGCTTTTGTGCTCGTGGAGGGCTTATGGGCAGAATCCGACCTTGAAGGTCTGGCAGAAGGGCATTAAAATAGATGAGTTTATTTATGAGAAGGCCCCTTTTCCGTCTTGCCATTCGGCAACCATGGCTGAGACGGACCGGGGCTTGGTATATGCATTCTTTGGCGGAACAAAAGAGCGGCATCCCGATGTGGAAATTTATGTCTGCCGCAACGAAGGGGGGCAATGGACGGCACCTGAATCGGTAGCCAATGGCATCCAACCGGACGGAAAACATTTGCCTACCTGGAACCCTGTGCTCTATCAGGTGCCCAATGGAGATCTGTTGTTGTTTTATAAGGTTGGGCCAAAGCCATCTGAATGGTGGGGTATGATCAAGCGCTCTGCAGATGGCGGGAAAAGCTGGTCTGCTGCCGAGCGTTTGCCCGAAGGATTTATTGGTCCGGTGAAGAACAAACCTATCCTGTTGCAAAATGGCAACCTGATCTCACCTTCCAGTACCGAAGGCAATGGCTGGAATATCCATTTTGAAGTCAGTACTGATTTTGGTAAAACCTGGCGAAAGATCGGTCCAGTGCCACGAGGTGTGGATAATTTAGATGCCATACAACCGAGTCTCTTAGATCATGGCAACGGCAAACTGCAGCTTTTGGCTCGTACACGTAACCGGGCCATAGCCACTGCATGGTCCTCCGATTGGGGTGAACATTGGACCCCCCTGGAAAAAACGGCCTTGCCCAATAATAATTCGGGTACCGATGCCCTTACATTAAAAGACGGTACGCATGTACTAGTATACAACCATGTTCTTCCGGAAGGCAATTTGGCAAAGGGTGCGCGTACGCCACTTCATGTCTCCTTTTCCAAAGATGGTAAAAATTGGTCAGCAGCGCTTATCTTGGAAGATTCGCCGATCAGCCAGTATTCTTACCCCGCTGTCATCCAAACCAAGGACGGCATGCTCCATTTTGGTTACACCTGGCGGCGGAAAAAGATGAAACATGTTGTCGTCGATCCGAAAAAAGTAAAAACAACAGCTATCCAGAACGGCCAATGGCCGCAACGAAAAGGGTATGAAAAACCAGATGCGACTAAATATGTTAAAGAAGAAGATTAG
- a CDS encoding sugar phosphate isomerase/epimerase family protein codes for MMDRKKFILDSLALSSLFLLPSFALDRSNNPRYRVAVIDLMLLKRQKLSAVALAGEIGADGLEVDMGGLGNRPTFDNKFVDGQFLSSYLAALSEAKLSICSLAMTGFYAQSLAGRDNYLLPVQDCFETMKKLKVGIAFLPLGIQCDLEKYPALWPALVERLKVIGQLAQQYKVTVAIETALSASEEKRFLQEIGLPSIKSSFNFSNALKNGRNLIQELEILGKDYIAQIHCTDEDGLWLQENKRLDLYAVKRCLDQMGWRGWLIIERSRRPEYIRDVKMNYRTNTKFVKEVFQ; via the coding sequence ATGATGGACCGCAAAAAATTTATCCTTGACTCCTTGGCTTTGAGTAGCTTGTTCCTATTGCCAAGTTTTGCATTAGACAGGAGCAATAATCCGCGATACCGAGTCGCTGTTATTGACTTGATGTTGCTGAAACGGCAGAAGCTGAGCGCAGTTGCTCTGGCTGGGGAAATAGGTGCGGATGGACTGGAAGTGGACATGGGCGGTTTGGGGAATAGGCCCACCTTTGACAATAAGTTTGTGGATGGCCAATTTCTTTCATCCTATCTCGCGGCTCTTTCTGAGGCAAAATTGTCGATTTGTAGTCTGGCGATGACAGGTTTTTATGCGCAGTCATTAGCCGGTCGGGACAATTACCTACTACCCGTTCAGGACTGTTTTGAAACAATGAAAAAATTAAAGGTAGGTATTGCTTTCCTTCCACTTGGTATACAATGTGACCTCGAGAAGTATCCAGCGTTGTGGCCGGCTCTTGTCGAACGTCTGAAGGTCATCGGACAGCTTGCCCAACAATATAAAGTAACGGTAGCGATAGAAACTGCTTTGTCAGCAAGCGAGGAAAAGAGATTTCTACAAGAAATCGGACTGCCCTCTATAAAAAGCAGTTTCAATTTTTCCAACGCCCTAAAGAATGGACGGAATCTGATTCAGGAGCTTGAAATATTAGGCAAAGATTATATTGCGCAAATCCATTGTACAGATGAGGATGGTCTCTGGTTACAGGAAAATAAACGTTTGGACTTATATGCCGTAAAACGCTGTCTGGATCAGATGGGCTGGAGGGGATGGCTAATCATAGAACGATCCCGCCGTCCGGAATATATTCGTGACGTTAAGATGAACTATAGGACGAATACCAAATTCGTGAAGGAGGTATTTCAATGA